In Sulfuriferula plumbiphila, the genomic window GCTCAACGACAGCCTCGCCATTGCCGATCACCAGCGGCTCACCACCCCGATTGGCACTGGTCATCACCAACGAGAAGGGTTGGGATTGGTTCATCCAGGCCAGCCCTTCCGGTCTGCCCGCCGCTTCATGGAACAACAGCCAATGGATGGGCGTATAAGGCAGCATCACGCCTATCCAGGCCAGTCCCGGTGCGACTTGCGTTGGATACCTCATCCTCATCATTGCGCTGGCAGCATCACGCCTATCCAGGCCAGTCCCGGTGCGACCCCGGGGAAACGCGCATCGCAATCGGGGTGCTTGCGCAACAGGACGATGGGACGTGTCTGACTGTGCAGAAGCACCGCCTCTTGTTCGTCCAATTTCGCACAGCCAGTTAGTGAAGCCCCATTGGCCAGCATCAAGGCAAAAGGTTTTTCCTCGCGCGCCTTGCGCACGCGCAAACGCATGACCGTTTCTGGATTGCGCGCATCACACACCAAATGGAAGCCGCCCAATCCTTTGACGGCGAGGATTTCCCCTCGTCGCAAACGGGTTACAGCCTCAGCGACAGGGTCTGGGCATGCAATCGGTTCACCCGCAGCATCCCGCATCTCCAGGCGGGGGCCGCAAGCTGAACAGGCTGTGGGTTCGGCATGAAAGCGGCGATCTGCGGGAGCCCCATATTCACGATGACAATCCGGACACAGTGGGAATGCCGCCATGCTGGTATTGGAGCGGTCGTAGGGCAGGCTGCGGGTCAGGGTGTAGCGAGGGCCGCATTGAGTACAATTGATGAAAGCATAGCGGTAACGGCGGTCACGGGAATCGAAAAGCTCCGTCAGACAATCTTTGCAAACGGCCATGTCCGGCCCGATTTGCGTGTGGATTTTTCCCGCTACGCTGTCGAGTATGACGAACTCCTCCTTTTCGCCAGGCACCTCTACCGGGCAGTCCGCCAAGACCATCTTCTCCACATGCGCCTGCTCGGGCGCCTCTTTTGGCAATCGTTCCAGAAAATTCGCCAACTGGCCGGAACTGCCTTCCGCCTGGATTTCCACACCATCCGGCCCGTTTCGCACCCAGCCCCGGATGTCCAACTCTCGCGCCAGACGCCAGACGTAGGGACGAAATCCCACGCCTTGAACGATTCCGGCAACCCGGATGCGCTGGCGCACGACGTTCTCCATTATCCGCGGGCGGCCAGATGGGCTTCCAGTTCCTGAATGCGTTTCTGCAAGACGGCCACAGTCTGCGCACGTTTTTTCCGCTGTCTGGCGAGACCGGTCTCGATCCAGCCCAGCCATGCCTCGTATCCATCTCCATTCGTAGAAGAAGTCTGAATGATGTGCAAACCCGGATTGACCTGTTTGGCATATTCAATTGCCAGTTGAACGTTGAATGGCACGTATGGCAGCAAATCGGTTTTATTGAGCAGCATCAGGCTGGCAGCGCGGAACATGTCCGGATATTTAAGCGGTTTGTCTTCCCCTTCCGTCACCGACAGAATGACTACCTTGTGTGCCTCGCCCAGATCATATGCAGCCGGACAGACCAGATTGCCGACATTTTCGATCATCAGGACACTATCATCCTCCGGATGCAAACGCTCCAGCGCATGTCCCACCATATTGG contains:
- a CDS encoding acylphosphatase, with the protein product MRQRIRVAGIVQGVGFRPYVWRLARELDIRGWVRNGPDGVEIQAEGSSGQLANFLERLPKEAPEQAHVEKMVLADCPVEVPGEKEEFVILDSVAGKIHTQIGPDMAVCKDCLTELFDSRDRRYRYAFINCTQCGPRYTLTRSLPYDRSNTSMAAFPLCPDCHREYGAPADRRFHAEPTACSACGPRLEMRDAAGEPIACPDPVAEAVTRLRRGEILAVKGLGGFHLVCDARNPETVMRLRVRKAREEKPFALMLANGASLTGCAKLDEQEAVLLHSQTRPIVLLRKHPDCDARFPGVAPGLAWIGVMLPAQ